The Populus trichocarpa isolate Nisqually-1 chromosome 2, P.trichocarpa_v4.1, whole genome shotgun sequence genome has a window encoding:
- the LOC7483773 gene encoding uncharacterized protein LOC7483773 — MASGFGESTSRAPHNSSFTSNNGNGDAGNFECNICFDLAQDPIVTLCGHLFCWPCLYKWLHFHSKSRECPVCKALVEEEKLVPLYGRGKTSTDPRSKSIPGVNIPNRPAGQRPETAPPPEPNHFGQHGFGFMGGLGGFAPMATARLGNFTFSAAFGGLIPSLFNLQVHGFPDAAMYGPAGYPYGFNSFHGGHPHGYRQHHGQGQQDYYLKRLLLFIGFCVFLALIWQ, encoded by the coding sequence ATGGCAAGTGGGTTTGGGGAATCGACTAGCAGGGCTCCTCATAACTCTTCATTTACTAGCAACAATGGAAATGGTGATGCTGGTAATTTTGAATGCAATATTTGCTTTGACTTAGCTCAGGATCCGATTGTAACTTTGTGTGGCCATCTTTTCTGCTGGCCTTGTCTCTACAAATGGcttcactttcactcaaaatcCCGGGAATGTCCGGTTTGTAAGGCTCTAGTGGAAGAGGAGAAGTTAGTTCCTTTGTATGGCAGAGGGAAAACGTCGACTGACCCGAGATCAAAGTCCATTCCTGGTGTTAATATTCCCAACCGTCCTGCAGGACAGCGACCTGAAACTGCTCCTCCTCCAGAACCAAATCATTTTGGCCAGCATGGGTTTGGATTTATGGGAGGGTTGGGAGGTTTTGCACCAATGGCAACTGCCAGGCTTGGGAATTTCACATTTTCTGCTGCTTTTGGTGGTCTTATCCCTTCACTTTTTAACCTTCAAGTGCATGGATTTCCTGATGCTGCCATGTATGGTCCTGCTGGCTATCCTTATGGGTTTAATTCATTTCATGGCGGCCATCCACATGGATATCGTCAGCACCATGGTCAAGGACAGCAGGATTATTACCTGAAGAGGCTGCTTTTGTTTATTGGTTTTTGTGTTTTCCTTGCTCTTATTTGGCAATAA
- the LOC7483772 gene encoding probable galacturonosyltransferase-like 1 has translation MLMPRLIHKLTLLFLFLSLTTATITQQFKEAPQFYNSPDCHSIDQDGIDSDSESDGDKTIFCSEHAVHVAMTLDTAYIRGSMAAILSVLQHTSCPQNIAFHFVASASANTSLLRATISSSFPYLNFRVYTFDDSSVSRLISTSIRSALDCPLNYARSYLANIIPLCVRRVVYLDSDLVLVDDIAKLAATPLGEQSVLAAPEYCNANFTSYFTPTFWSNPSLSLTFADRKPCYFNTGVMVIDLDRWREGDYTTKIEEWMELQKRIRIYELGSLPPFMLVFAGDIVPVDHRWNQHGLGGDNFKGLCRDLHPGPASLLHWSGKGKPWARLDANRPCPLDALWAPYDLLQTPFALDC, from the coding sequence ATGCTTATGCCTAGACTGATCCACAAACTCACACTACTCTTCCTCTTTCTCTCGTTAACCACCGCTACTATCACTCAGCAATTCAAAGAAGCCCCCCAGTTTTACAACTCCCCTGATTGCCATTCAATTGATCAAGATGGAATAGACTCCGACTCAGAATCAGATGGTGATAAAACCATCTTCTGCTCCGAGCACGCCGTCCACGTGGCAATGACATTAGACACAGCCTACATCCGCGGATCCATGGCAGCAATTCTCTCAGTTTTGCAACACACTTCCTGTCCCCAAAACATAGCTTTCCATTTCGTCGCCTCTGCCTCAGCGAACACGTCACTCTTACGCGCCACCATCTCATCCTCCTTCCCTTACCTCAATTTCCGTGTCTATACTTTCGACGATTCATCGGTGTCGAGACTCATCTCTACATCAATCCGTTCAGCTCTCGATTGCCCTCTGAATTACGCTCGCAGCTACTTAGCCAATATCATACCTCTGTGCGTCCGACGAGTTGTATACCTTGACTCGGACCTGGTTCTTGTCGATGACATTGCCAAGCTAGCAGCTACCCCGCTTGGTGAACAATCAGTTCTTGCAGCACCTGAATACTGCAATGCAAATTTCACTTCATATTTCACTCCGACTTTCTGGTCCAATCCTTCTTTATCACTAACATTCGCGGATAGAAAACCTTGCTACTTTAACACTGGTGTCATGGTAATCGATCTTGATCGATGGAGGGAAGGAGATTATACAACAAAGATTGAAGAATGGATGGAACTACAGAAGAGAATAAGAATTTACGAGTTGGGTTCACTGCCACCATTCATGCTAGTTTTTGCAGGCGATATAGTGCCAGTTGATCATCGGTGGAATCAACATGGGCTTGGTGGGGATAATTTCAAAGGACTTTGTAGAGATTTGCATCCTGGTCCTGCTAGTCTTTTACATTGGAGTGGTAAAGGGAAGCCATGGGCTAGACTTGACGCGAATCGGCCATGTCCTTTGGATGCTCTTTGGGCACCTTATGATCTCTTGCAGACTCCATTTGCCTTGGATTGTTGA
- the LOC7462916 gene encoding uncharacterized protein LOC7462916: MEVFINKCSSCSVPRFDTKLKFTLVVFEIALILLCFLAINAESHDHQLQQQSAERGSENIISHSCIHDQIIEERKRPGRQVYSVTPQIYGQSGISKPLHRKGRALLGISESSLQQKDVKQPIRIFLNYDAVGHSPDRDCRKVGDIVKLGEPPVASRPGTPCNPHGDPPLYGDCWYNCTVDDISGKDKKHRLRKALGQTGDWFRRALAVEPVKGNLRLSGYSACGQDGGVQLPRGYVEEGVADADLVLLVTTRPTTGNTLAWAVACERDQWGRAVAGHVNVAPRHLTAEAETLLSATLIHEVMHVLGFDPHAFSHFRDDRKRRRSQVTEQLMDEKLGRMVTRVVLPRVVMHSRNHYGAFSENLTGLELEDGGGRGTSGSHWEKRLLMNEIMTGSVDTRSVVSKMTLALLEDSGWYQANYSMADHLDWGRNQGTDFVTSPCNLWKGAYHCNATQLSGCTYNREAEGYCPIVSYTGDLPQWARYFPQANKGGQSSLADYCTYFVAYSDGSCTDTNSARAPDRMLGEVRGSSSRCMASSLVRTGFVRGSMTQGNGCYQHRCVNNSLEVAVDGIWKVCPEAGGPVQFPGFNGELICPAYQELCSTGSVSVPGQCPSSCNFNGDCIDGRCHCFIGFHSHDCSKRFCPGNCNGQGKCLSNGICQCENGYTGIDCSTAVCDEQCSLHGGVCDNGVCEFRCSDYAGYTCQNSSTLLSSLSVCKNVLESDMSGQHCAPSESSILQQVEEVVVMPNYHRLFPGGARKLFNIFGSSYCDAAAKRLACWISIQKCDKDGDNRLRVCHSACQSYNLACGASLDCSDQTLFSSEEEGDVQCTGSGEMKVSWFNRLRSSLFSSNTSSGGMSVKYRHL; this comes from the exons ATGGAGGTTTTTATAAACAAGTGTAGTTCATGTTCCGTACCTAGATTTGATACTAAGCTCAAATTCACACTCGTTGTTTTCGAG ATTGCGTTGATATTGTTATGCTTTCTAGCTATTAATGCTGAAAGCCACGACCACCAATTGCAACAGCAAAGTGCAGAGAGGGGAAGTGAAAATATTATATCACATTCATGCATTCACGACCAGATTATTGAAGAGAGGAAACGACCTGGTCGCCAGGTGTACTCTGTTACCCCACAGATTTATGGTCAGTCTGGTATCTCTAAACCCCTTCATCGCAAAGGGAGGGCATTGCTTGGAATTTCAGAATCATCGTTACAGCAAAAAGATGTAAAGCAACCAATtaggatatttttaaattatgatgcGGTTGGTCACTCACCTGACAGAGATTGCCGAAAAGTTGGTGACATTGTGAAG CTAGGGGAGCCTCCAGTGGCTTCTCGTCCTGGCACTCCTTGCAATCCCCATGGCGATCCTCCACTTTATGGTGATTGCTGGTACAATTGCACCGTGGATGATATTTCTGGAAAGGACAAAAAGCATCGGCTTCGCAAG GCTCTGGGGCAGACAGGTGATTGGTTTAGGAGAGCATTGGCTGTTGAGCCTGTAAAGGGTAACTTGCGGTTAAGTGGATATTCTGCATGTGGGCAAGATGGAGGCGTACAACTTCCACGTGGATATGTTGAGG AGGGTGTTGCTGATGCGGACTTGGTTCTTTTGGTGACTACAAGACCAACCACTGGCAACACTCTTGCATGGGCAGTGGCATGTGAACGCGATCAATGGGGCCGTGCAGTTGCTG GACATGTGAATGTTGCCCCTCGCCATTTGACAGCTGAAGCAGAGACTTTACTTTCAGCTACCCTCATTCATGAG GTTATGCATGTCTTAGGTTTTGATCCTCACGCCTTTTCCCATTTTAGGGATGACAGAAAGAGAAGGCGCAGCCAG GTCACTGAACAACTCATGGATGAAAAGCTTGGCCGGATGGTAACGCGTGTGGTTCTTCCACGTGTTGTCATGCACTCGCGAAATCATTATGGG GCATTCTCCGAAAATTTAACAGGATTAGAACTTGAAGATGGGGGAGGACGTGGCACATCAg GGTCACATTGGGAAAAGAGGCTTCTGATGAATGAAATAATGACAGGATCTGTGGATACAAGATCGGTAGTTTCAAAAATGACACTAGCTCTGTTGGAAGATAGTGGATGGTACCAGGCTAACTATAGCATGGCAGATCATCTTGACTGGGGTCGAAATCAAGGAACTGACTTTGTTACATCCCCTTGCAACCTCTGGAAGGGGGCATATCATTGCAATGCTACCCAGTTGTCAGGCTGTACATACAACAGGGAGGCAGAGGGTTATTGTCCGATTGTAAGTTACACTGGGGATCTCCCCCAGTGGGCTCGTTACTTTCCACAGGCAAATAAAG GTGGGCAGTCATCGTTGGCCGACTACTGTACTTATTTTGTGGCGTATTCTGATGGATCTTGTACAGACACAAACAGCGCAAGAGCACCAGATAGAATGTTAGGTGAAGTGCGAGGGAGTAGCTCCAG GTGTATGGCCTCATCATTAGTACGTACTGGATTTGTCAGGGGCTCAATGACCCAAGGAAATGGTTGTTATCAGCACAGATGTGTAAATAACTCCCTCGAG GTTGCTGTGGATGGTATTTGGAAAGTTTGCCCGGAAGCTGGAGGACCAGTTCAATTCCCTGGCTTTAatg GGGAGCTGATTTGTCCTGCTTACCAGGAGCTCTGCAGTACAGGTTCAGTCTCTGTACCTGGACAGTGCCCCAGCTCTTGTAATTTTAATGGGGACTGTATAGATGGAAGGTGTCACTGTTTCATAGGGTTTCACAGTCATGATTGCAGTAAAC GCTTCTGTCCGGGGAATTGCAATGGTCAGGGTAAGTGCCTTTCAAATGGGATCTGCCAATGTGAAAATGGTTACACTGGCATCGACTGCTCTACTG CTGTTTGTGATGAACAATGCAGCCTCCATGGTGGGGTCTGTGACAATGGAGTTTGTGAATTCCGTTGCTCAGACTACGCAGGCTACACATGTCAGAACAGCTCGACTCTTCTCTCCAGTCTCTCAGTTTGCAAAAATGTACTGGAGAGTGACATGTCTGGCCAACACTGTGCACCCAGTGAATCAAGCATACTTCAGCAGGTAGAAGAAGTTGTTGTCATGCCAAACTATCACCGATTGTTCCCAGGTGGGGCCCGTAAGTTATTTAATATCTTTGGCAGCAGTTATTGCGACGCAGCTGCCAAGCGACTAGCCTGCTGG ATCTCTATCCAAAAGTGTGACAAGGATGGCGACAACAGGCTCCGGGTATGCCATTCAGCATGCCAGTCCTATAATTTAGCTTGTGGAGCATCACTTGACTGCTCGGACCAAACCCTCTTTAGCAGCGAGGAGGAAGGTGACGTTCAGTGCACGGGCTCTGGGGAGATGAAAGTATCATGGTTTAATCGTCTGCGGAGTAGTTTGTTTTCAAGTAATACTTCGTCCGGAGGAATGTCTGTAAAATATAGGCATCTGTAG
- the LOC7483774 gene encoding probable 1-acyl-sn-glycerol-3-phosphate acyltransferase 4 isoform X1, giving the protein MEETCKPLETDDRLKHHPLTPFRLIRGLICLLVYLSTAFMFLVYFAPVVAVLMRLFSIHYCRKTTSFIFAIWLALWPFLFEKINGTKVVFSGDLVPPKERVLIIANHRTEVDWMYLWDLALRKGCLGYIKYILKSSLMKLPVFGWGFHILEFISVERNWEVDEPTMREMLSTFKDPQDPLWLALFPEGTDFSEQKCQRSQKFANEVGLPVLKNVLLPKTRGFCVCLEVLRGSLDAVYDVSIAYKHQLPTFLDNVFGTDPSEVHIHVRRIPAKEIPASDSEAATWLMDRFQLKDRLLSDFKAHGHFPNEGTEQELSTLRCLVNFTVVISLTAFFIYLTLFSSIWFKTYVSLACAYLASATHFKFRPLPVTKLL; this is encoded by the exons ATGGAAGAAACTTGCAAGCCTCTCGAAACCGATGATAGACTAAAGCACCACCCTTTAACTCCTTTTAGGTTGATAAGGGGTCTTATATGTTTGTTGGTGTATCTTTCTACTGCTTTTATGTTTCTAGTATATTTTGCACCTGTTGTGGCTGTCCTGATGCGCCTTTTCAGCATCCACTATTGTAGAAAAACAACCTCCTTCATCTTTGCTATTTGGTTAGCTTTGTGGCCCTTtctatttgaaaagataaatggGACCAAAGTTGTATTTTCTGGAGATTTAGTTCCACCAAAAGAACGTGTTTTGATAATTGCTAATCACAGAACTGAGGTTGATTGGATGTACTTGTGGGATCTGGCATTGCGGAAGGGGTGTCTGGGCTACATCAAGTACATTCTCAAGAGCAGCTTGATGAAACTACCTGTCTTTGGTTGGGGATTCCATATTTTGGAGTTCATTTCAGTCGAGAGGAATTGGGAAGTTGATGAACCTACCATGCGTGAAATGCTTTCGACTTTCAAGGATCCTCAAGATCCCTTGTGGCTAGCACTTTTCCCTGAAGGAACTGATTTTAG TGAACAGAAATGCCAGAGGAGCCAAAAGTTTGCCAATGAAGTTGGACTTCCTGTGCTTAAGAATGTGCTACTTCCTAAAACAAGGGGTTTTTGCGTATGCTTGGAAGTCCTACGGGGTTCCTTGGATGCAG TTTATGATGTGAGTATTGCGTATAAGCACCAACTGCCTACCTTTCTGGACAACGTATTTGGTACTGATCCCTCAGAAGTTCACATTCATGTTCGGCGCATCCCAGCCAAGGAGATCCCAGCTTCTGATTCTGAGGCTGCTACGTGGTTAATGGATAGGTTCCAGCTCAAGGATCGTTTGCTCTCAGACTTCAAAGCTCACGGCCATTTCCCTAACGAAGGAACAGAACAAGAACTTTCTACACTGAGATGCTTGGTAAATTTTACTGTGGTAATTTCATTGACTGCATTTTTCATTTACCTTACACTTTTTTCATCCATTTGGTTTAAAACATATGTGAGTTTAGCTTGTGCCTACCTTGCTTCAGCTACTCACTTTAAATTTCGGCCATTACCAGTTACGAAATTGTTATAG
- the LOC7483774 gene encoding probable 1-acyl-sn-glycerol-3-phosphate acyltransferase 4 isoform X2 produces MYLWDLALRKGCLGYIKYILKSSLMKLPVFGWGFHILEFISVERNWEVDEPTMREMLSTFKDPQDPLWLALFPEGTDFSEQKCQRSQKFANEVGLPVLKNVLLPKTRGFCVCLEVLRGSLDAVYDVSIAYKHQLPTFLDNVFGTDPSEVHIHVRRIPAKEIPASDSEAATWLMDRFQLKDRLLSDFKAHGHFPNEGTEQELSTLRCLVNFTVVISLTAFFIYLTLFSSIWFKTYVSLACAYLASATHFKFRPLPVTKLL; encoded by the exons ATGTACTTGTGGGATCTGGCATTGCGGAAGGGGTGTCTGGGCTACATCAAGTACATTCTCAAGAGCAGCTTGATGAAACTACCTGTCTTTGGTTGGGGATTCCATATTTTGGAGTTCATTTCAGTCGAGAGGAATTGGGAAGTTGATGAACCTACCATGCGTGAAATGCTTTCGACTTTCAAGGATCCTCAAGATCCCTTGTGGCTAGCACTTTTCCCTGAAGGAACTGATTTTAG TGAACAGAAATGCCAGAGGAGCCAAAAGTTTGCCAATGAAGTTGGACTTCCTGTGCTTAAGAATGTGCTACTTCCTAAAACAAGGGGTTTTTGCGTATGCTTGGAAGTCCTACGGGGTTCCTTGGATGCAG TTTATGATGTGAGTATTGCGTATAAGCACCAACTGCCTACCTTTCTGGACAACGTATTTGGTACTGATCCCTCAGAAGTTCACATTCATGTTCGGCGCATCCCAGCCAAGGAGATCCCAGCTTCTGATTCTGAGGCTGCTACGTGGTTAATGGATAGGTTCCAGCTCAAGGATCGTTTGCTCTCAGACTTCAAAGCTCACGGCCATTTCCCTAACGAAGGAACAGAACAAGAACTTTCTACACTGAGATGCTTGGTAAATTTTACTGTGGTAATTTCATTGACTGCATTTTTCATTTACCTTACACTTTTTTCATCCATTTGGTTTAAAACATATGTGAGTTTAGCTTGTGCCTACCTTGCTTCAGCTACTCACTTTAAATTTCGGCCATTACCAGTTACGAAATTGTTATAG